A window from Gemmatimonadaceae bacterium encodes these proteins:
- the queE gene encoding 7-carboxy-7-deazaguanine synthase → MYTVKEVFFTLQGEGVHAGRPAVFCRFSGCNLWSGREKDRASAVCSFCDTDFVGVGPDGGRFDSASALADAVRACWPQASGGRPYVVCTGGEPLLQLDRAAVDALHAAGFEVAIETNGTLPAPDGIDWICVSPKAAAPLSLTRGHELKLVFPQADAAPERFERLDFRHFSLQPMDGPDVAANTRAALAYCLAHPRWRLSLQTHKLLGIR, encoded by the coding sequence ATGTACACGGTGAAGGAAGTGTTCTTCACGCTGCAGGGCGAGGGCGTGCATGCCGGGCGGCCGGCCGTGTTCTGCCGGTTCAGTGGGTGCAACCTTTGGAGCGGCCGAGAGAAGGATCGCGCAAGCGCCGTCTGTTCCTTCTGCGACACCGACTTCGTCGGCGTCGGCCCGGATGGTGGACGATTCGATTCTGCCTCCGCACTCGCCGACGCCGTCAGGGCGTGCTGGCCGCAGGCATCGGGCGGGCGGCCCTACGTGGTGTGCACCGGTGGCGAGCCGCTGCTCCAACTCGATCGTGCCGCCGTGGACGCGCTGCACGCGGCCGGCTTCGAGGTCGCCATCGAGACCAACGGCACGCTGCCGGCACCTGATGGCATCGACTGGATCTGCGTGAGCCCCAAGGCGGCAGCCCCGTTGAGTCTCACACGTGGCCACGAACTCAAGCTCGTGTTCCCTCAGGCGGACGCAGCGCCGGAACGATTCGAGCGGCTGGATTTTCGCCATTTTTCGCTGCAACCCATGGACGGCCCCGACGTCGCCGCCAACACCCGCGCTGCGCTGGCGTATTGCCTCGCACACCCGCGGTGGCGACTCAGCCTGCAAACCCACAAGCTGCTCGGCATTCGCTAG
- the queC gene encoding 7-cyano-7-deazaguanine synthase QueC encodes MSPEGPALAPSAVLLLSGGLDSTTLLALAQHEGRRVFALTFRYGQRHEGEIEAARRIARAGGVADHAVIDIDLRRFGGSALTTAVDVPKDRPLDDPSAGIPITYVPARNTIFLSFALAWAEVLDAGEIWIGVNALDYSGYPDCRPAYVAAFETMANLATRAGVEGTRPVRIRAPLIELTKARIIALGTSLGVDYASTTSCYDPAPDGAACGHCDACQLRRRGFAEAGVADPTRYSP; translated from the coding sequence GTGTCCCCCGAAGGTCCTGCCCTTGCCCCCTCAGCCGTCCTGCTGCTGAGCGGTGGCCTCGACTCCACCACCTTGCTCGCCCTCGCCCAGCACGAGGGTCGCCGCGTGTTTGCCCTTACGTTCCGGTACGGCCAGCGGCACGAGGGCGAGATCGAGGCCGCGCGGCGGATCGCGCGCGCAGGGGGAGTGGCCGATCACGCGGTCATCGACATCGACCTGCGGCGTTTCGGGGGCTCGGCGCTCACCACCGCCGTCGACGTGCCGAAGGACCGACCCCTGGACGACCCCTCGGCGGGCATTCCGATCACCTACGTCCCTGCGCGCAATACGATCTTCCTGTCGTTTGCGCTTGCGTGGGCGGAAGTCCTCGACGCCGGCGAGATCTGGATCGGCGTGAATGCGCTGGACTACAGCGGGTATCCCGACTGTCGCCCGGCGTACGTGGCGGCGTTCGAGACCATGGCGAACCTGGCGACGCGGGCCGGCGTCGAGGGCACGCGCCCGGTGAGGATCCGCGCGCCGCTCATCGAGCTCACCAAGGCGCGCATCATCGCCCTTGGCACGTCGTTAGGCGTGGACTACGCGTCGACGACGAGCTGCTACGACCCCGCCCCCGACGGTGCGGCCTGCGGCCATTGCGACGCCTGCCAGTTGCGCCGTCGCGGATTTGCCGAGGCCGGCGTGGCCGATCCTACCCGGTACAGCCCGTGA
- a CDS encoding ABC transporter substrate-binding protein, whose translation MAARRLVVAALACVCACDRGDSTIHIGAAGNWRESYGVMGKRGIDLATEEINAQGGVRGRQLSVIAEEDSSDGSRAVRVASRFLADPSIVGVIGHLESGTMVAAASVYDQGLPAISSTATSPSLSGISPWVFRVISSDSMNGRDIAAHARRAGLQRAAVLYENNSYGRGLSDAFARHFAGEVVASDPIASDSTSDLEPTIAWLRRMRPDVVFVAGTAASGIAVLREARRQGLAASFMGGDGWSGVVSSGSLAEGVLVATPFAVGDPREEVRRFAQAFRQRFGVDPDQNAALAYDATRLLARAIEEAGASRQAVRDWLANSLSGAPYQGVTGSIQFTPSGDVVGKSFVITRIRNGGFHVEGSARGS comes from the coding sequence ATGGCCGCGCGACGCCTGGTCGTGGCGGCGCTTGCGTGCGTCTGCGCCTGCGACCGCGGGGACTCGACGATCCACATCGGCGCCGCCGGGAACTGGCGGGAATCGTACGGCGTGATGGGCAAGCGTGGCATCGACCTCGCCACCGAGGAGATCAATGCGCAGGGCGGCGTCCGCGGGCGCCAGCTGAGCGTGATCGCCGAAGAGGACAGCAGCGATGGATCGCGCGCGGTGCGCGTCGCGTCCCGGTTCCTGGCCGACCCGTCCATCGTCGGAGTGATCGGGCATCTCGAGTCCGGTACCATGGTGGCTGCCGCGTCGGTCTACGATCAGGGACTGCCCGCGATTTCCAGCACGGCCACGAGCCCCTCGCTGTCAGGCATCTCGCCGTGGGTGTTTCGCGTCATCTCGTCCGACTCCATGAACGGCCGCGACATCGCCGCGCACGCACGACGCGCAGGCCTGCAACGCGCGGCGGTGCTGTACGAAAACAACTCCTACGGACGCGGGCTCTCCGATGCCTTCGCCCGGCACTTCGCCGGTGAAGTGGTGGCGAGCGACCCGATCGCTTCGGACTCGACTTCTGACCTCGAGCCGACGATCGCATGGCTTCGCCGCATGCGGCCCGACGTGGTCTTCGTCGCCGGAACCGCCGCGTCAGGCATCGCGGTGTTGCGCGAGGCCAGGCGACAGGGCCTTGCGGCGTCGTTCATGGGCGGCGACGGATGGAGCGGCGTGGTCTCGTCAGGCAGCCTCGCCGAGGGTGTGCTCGTGGCCACGCCGTTCGCGGTCGGAGACCCACGGGAAGAGGTGCGACGCTTCGCGCAGGCCTTCCGCCAGCGGTTCGGCGTCGATCCCGACCAGAACGCCGCTCTGGCCTACGACGCCACGCGACTGCTGGCCCGTGCGATCGAAGAGGCCGGCGCCTCGCGTCAGGCCGTGCGCGACTGGCTGGCCAACTCGCTCTCGGGTGCGCCGTACCAGGGCGTGACCGGATCGATCCAGTTCACGCCGTCCGGCGACGTGGTCGGCAAGAGCTTCGTGATCACGCGGATCCGGAACGGCGGCTTCCACGTGGAGGGCTCGGCGCGTGGCAGCTGA
- a CDS encoding methyl-accepting chemotaxis protein, translating into MAAESAAALVRLGSLRQRLFAGFGLLTLLFVLAGLAARAAVGRMSDVIGETLASVQADAQLSSRLSASVTQELAAADRYLVSRDTADLTAFRRSGAAAHRAQRSMALQLATSRDEAALIAAIDQQLSTVEVRYARAHRLADLERPAEAMREAALARRGIEELTRDVQSLDALKTTSVESASRSLRRQADQRTLWVLVIMGVASVLGLVVVFTTVSWVTRPMRRLASQARALSSGDFAPQSHDDLPLEFRGLADALNGAASSLARVVNVTSMTADDVSGSARELANVSEQISASASQMAASMSDISSSADSQVRQLRAVDEALRAIQDNAVEVLRGTDEVGGLAGEIEHSARAKRAEIERSLGILVMVRSTVGEAAGEVQALQGTADHINRLVASVGRIAEQTDLLALNAAIEAARAGAAGRGFGVVADEVRKLAEQAQVAADDVTQLTRLVTNRVASTTRAMELGVQQVSEIEGVSRELDSALNTITLAATRTRAAAGAAADKARGNAQFVASAARSVESVARTAESYAAAAQQVSASTQEQSAACEQMSSASTQLLQGSVQLRELVGGLGRS; encoded by the coding sequence GTGGCAGCTGAATCCGCGGCCGCACTCGTCAGGCTCGGGAGCCTTCGGCAACGGCTCTTTGCCGGCTTCGGGCTGCTGACCCTCCTCTTCGTGCTCGCCGGACTGGCCGCGCGCGCCGCCGTGGGACGCATGTCCGACGTGATCGGCGAGACGCTCGCGTCCGTGCAGGCGGACGCGCAGCTCTCCTCGCGATTGTCCGCGTCGGTCACGCAGGAGCTGGCGGCCGCCGATCGCTACCTCGTCTCCCGCGACACGGCGGACCTGACGGCGTTCCGTCGATCCGGAGCCGCCGCGCACCGCGCGCAACGCAGCATGGCGCTGCAGCTCGCCACATCACGCGATGAGGCCGCGCTGATCGCCGCGATCGACCAGCAACTGTCGACCGTCGAGGTGCGGTATGCGCGCGCACATCGACTGGCCGACCTCGAGCGTCCGGCGGAGGCCATGCGCGAGGCCGCGCTCGCCCGACGTGGCATCGAGGAGCTGACGCGCGATGTGCAGTCGCTCGATGCGCTCAAGACCACCAGCGTGGAGTCGGCGTCGCGCTCGCTGCGCCGACAGGCCGACCAGCGGACGCTGTGGGTGCTCGTGATCATGGGCGTGGCATCCGTGCTGGGACTCGTGGTCGTGTTCACGACGGTGAGCTGGGTGACGCGACCGATGCGGCGTCTGGCGTCGCAGGCGCGCGCGTTGAGCAGCGGGGACTTCGCCCCGCAGTCGCACGACGACCTGCCGCTCGAGTTTCGCGGTCTGGCCGACGCGCTCAACGGCGCCGCGTCGTCCCTGGCCCGCGTGGTGAACGTGACATCCATGACCGCCGACGACGTCTCGGGCTCGGCCCGCGAACTCGCCAACGTGTCCGAGCAGATCTCCGCGTCCGCGAGCCAGATGGCCGCGTCGATGAGTGACATCTCGTCGAGCGCCGACAGCCAGGTGCGACAACTGCGCGCCGTCGACGAAGCGTTGCGCGCCATCCAGGACAATGCCGTGGAAGTGCTGCGCGGCACGGATGAAGTGGGCGGACTCGCCGGCGAGATCGAACATTCGGCCCGCGCCAAACGCGCCGAGATCGAGCGCTCGCTCGGCATCCTCGTGATGGTGCGCAGCACCGTGGGTGAAGCGGCGGGCGAGGTGCAGGCGCTGCAGGGCACCGCGGACCACATCAACCGGCTCGTGGCGTCGGTCGGTCGGATCGCCGAGCAGACCGACCTCCTGGCGCTCAACGCGGCCATCGAGGCGGCCCGCGCGGGCGCGGCGGGGCGTGGGTTCGGCGTCGTCGCTGACGAAGTGCGCAAGCTCGCCGAGCAGGCGCAGGTCGCGGCCGATGACGTGACGCAACTGACCCGATTGGTGACCAACCGCGTGGCATCGACCACGCGCGCCATGGAGCTCGGCGTGCAACAGGTGTCGGAGATCGAGGGCGTTTCCCGCGAGCTCGACTCGGCGCTCAACACGATCACGCTCGCCGCGACGCGCACGCGAGCAGCCGCCGGGGCCGCCGCGGACAAGGCTCGCGGCAATGCACAGTTTGTGGCCAGCGCCGCCCGGAGTGTGGAATCGGTCGCCCGTACCGCCGAGAGCTATGCCGCCGCCGCGCAGCAGGTCAGCGCGTCGACGCAGGAACAGAGCGCCGCGTGCGAGCAGATGAGCTCCGCCTCGACCCAGCTGCTCCAGGGCAGCGTCCAGTTGCGCGAACTCGTCGGGGGACTGGGCCGCAGCTGA